A genomic window from Lotus japonicus ecotype B-129 chromosome 1, LjGifu_v1.2 includes:
- the LOC130729173 gene encoding monosaccharide-sensing protein 2, whose product MKGAVLVAIAASIGNFLQGWDNATIAGSVLYIKKDLALQTTMEGLVVAMSLIGATVITTCSGPISDWLGRRPMLIISSVLYFLSGLVMLWSPNVYVLCLGRLLDGFGIGLAVTLVPVYISETAPSEIRGSLNTLPQFSGSGGMFISYCMVFGMSLTTAPSWRLMLGVLSIPSLFYFVLTVFFLPESPRWLVSKGKMLEAKKVLQRLRGREDVSGEMALLVEGLGTGGDTSIEEYILGPADEVLDGQEQTTEKDKIRLYGSQAGLSWIAKPVTGQSSIGLVSRHGSLANQSMSLMDPLVTLFGSVHEKLPDTGGSMRSTLFPNFGSMFSTAEPHIKPEQWDEESLQREEGEDYNSDAAAGDSDDNLNSPLISRQTTSLEKDMPPPPSHGSILSSMRRHSSLMQGSGEPVDSTGIGGGWQLAWKWSDKGEDGKQKPGFKRIYLHEEAVPGSRRGSIVSIPGEGEFVQAAALVSQPALYSRDLVGGHPVGPAMVHPSETASKAPTWKVLLEPGVKHALIVGIGIQLLQQFSGINGVLYYTPQILDEAGVGVLLADVGLSSVSSSLLISALTTLLMLPCIGLAMRLMDLSGRRTLLLTTIPVLIVSLILLIIGNVVDFGTVAHAIISTVCVVVYFCFFVMAYGPIPNILCSEIFPTRVRGLCIAICALVFWIGDIIVTYTLPVMLSSMGLAGVFGLYAIVCCISWVFVYLKVPETKGMPLEVITEFFAVGAKQAASAKNE is encoded by the exons ATGAAGGGTGCGGTTCTCGTTGCTATCGCTGCTTCCATCGGAAACTTTCTCCAAGGATGGGACAATGCTACTATCGCCG GTTCCGTTCTTTACATTAAGAAGGACCTTGCTTTGCAAACAACTATGGAAGGACTTGTGGTGGCCATGTCACTAATTGGAGCAACGGTGATCACAACATGCTCTGGCCCTATTTCGGATTGGCTTGGTCGCCGACCGATGTTGATAATCTCATCGGTGCTGTATTTCTTGAGTGGTTTGGTAATGTTGTGGTCCCCTAATGTGTATGTGCTGTGCTTAGGAAGGCTGCTGGATGGATTTGGGATTGGTCTTGCTGTTACTCTTGTCCCGGTTTATATATCGGAGACCGCTCCGTCTGAAATAAGGGGATCGTTGAATACACTTCCTCAGTTCAGTGGTTCAGGAGGCATGTTTATATCTTATTGTATGGTTTTTGGAATGTCGTTGACTACCGCGCCTAGCTGGAGATTAATGCTTGGGGTTCTTTCTATTCCTTCACTCTTCTATTTTGTACTAACGGTCTTTTTCTTGCCGGAGTCTCCTCGGTGGTTGGTGAGCAAAGGCAAGATGTTGGAGGCTAAAAAGGTTCTCCAAAGATTACGCGGAAGGGAGGATGTGTCAG GTGAGATGGCATTACTAGTTGAAGGTCTCGGGACTGGAGGTGATACATCTATAGAAGAGTACATACTAGGCCCTGCTGATGAGGTGTTGGATGGCCAGGAACAAACAACGGAGAAGGATAAAATCCGATTATACGGATCCCAAGCAGGTCTCTCTTGGATAGCAAAACCTGTTACTGGACAAAGCTCTATCGGCCTTGTGTCACGCCATGGAAGCCTTGCCAATCAAAGCATGTCCCTCATGGATCCTCTTGTAACCCTGTTTGGTAGCGTTCATGAGAAGCTCCCTGATACTGGAGGAAGCATGCGAAGCACTCTGTTTCCAAATTTTGGAAGCATGTTCAGCACAGCCGAACCTCATATTAAACCTGAACAGTGGGATGAAGAGAGCCTACAGAGAGAAGAAGGTGAGGACTACAATTCAGATGCTGCTGCTGGGGACTCTGATGACAATTTGAACAGTCCTTTAATCTCACGTCAAACGACAAGCCTTGAAAAAGACatgcctcctcctccttcccatGGCAGTATCCTGAGTAGCATGAGGCGTCACAGTAGTCTCATGCAAGGGTCAGGTGAGCCAGTTGATAGTACAGGTATTGGTGGCGGCTGGCAGCTGGCATGGAAATGGTCTGATAAAGGTGAGGATGGGAAACAGAAACCAGGttttaaaagaatttatttgCATGAGGAGGCAGTTCCTGGTTCTCGACGTGGATCCATTGTATCAATTCCTGGTGAAGGCGAATTTGTCCAGGCTGCTGCCTTGGTGAGCCAACCTGCCCTTTACTCCagagatcttgttggtggacATCCAGTTGGGCCTGCAATGGTTCACCCATCTGAGACTGCTTCAAAGGCACCTACTTGGAAAGTTCTTCTGGAACCAGGGGTTAAACATGCATTGATTGTTGGGATTGGAATACAATTACTTCAGCAG TTTTCAGGGATAAATGGGGTATTATATTACACTCCTCAAATCCTTGATGAGGCCGGTGTTGGAGTTCTTCTTGCAGATGTAGGCCTTAGCTCAGTGTCTTCATCATTGCTTATCAGTGCTTTAACAACCTTGTTGATGCTTCCTTGCATAGGTTTAGCCATGAGGCTCATGGACCTCTCCGGCAGAAG GACATTACTACTTACTACAATCCCAGTGCTGATAGTGTCACTTATTCTTTTGATCATTGGAAACGTAGTAGACTTTGGCACTGTTGCTCATGCAATAATCTCAACTGTATGCGTTGTGGTTTATTTCTGCTTCTTTGTGATGGCATATGGACCAATTCCAAACATCCTTTGCTCAGAGATTTTTCCCACTAGGGTGCGTGGCCTCTGCATTGCTATCTGCGCCTTAGTGTTCTGGATTGGAGACATCATTGTCACATACACGCTGCCCGTGATGCTCAGCTCTATGGGACTCGCCGGTGTCTTCGGCCTTTATGCCATTGTGTGTTGCATATCCTGGGTATTTGTGTATCTGAAGGTTCCTGAAACAAAAGGCATGCCCCTTGAAGTCATCACTGAATTCTTTGCTGTTGGTGCAAAACAGGCTGCTTCTGCCAAGAATGAGTGA